A genomic window from Silene latifolia isolate original U9 population chromosome Y, ASM4854445v1, whole genome shotgun sequence includes:
- the LOC141628981 gene encoding uncharacterized protein LOC141628981, with amino-acid sequence MRAAQDRKKSYADLKRSEIEFAVGDKVLLKVSPMKGVMRFVKRGKLSQKYIGSYEILDRIGEVAYRLALPPALARVHNIFHVSQLRKYVSDPTHVLAAETVEMDENLSYVEVAKEIL; translated from the coding sequence ATGAGAGCTGCACAAGATCGaaagaagagttatgcagatttgaaGAGAAGTGAGATTGAGTTTGCTGTGGGGGACAAAGTATTGTTGAAAGTGTCACCAATGAAGGGAGTGATGCGGTTTGTCAAGAGagggaagctgagtcagaagtacaTTGGGTCTTATGAGATTTTAGATAGAATTGGTGAAGTGGCATATCGTCTTGCACTACCACCAGCCTTGGCGAGAGTTCATAAtatttttcatgtttcacagctgagaaaatatgtgagtgatcccaCTCATGTGTTAGCAGCTGAGACGGTTGAGATGGATGAGAATTTATCTTATGTGGAGGTGGCTAAGGAGATTTTGTGA